Genomic DNA from bacterium:
ATGAGGGCACACTTTGCTTGTTAAAATTGTAGAAAAAGTAAAGCGTAAAAAAATCTATTAGGGACCAATTGAGGGAAAATTAATGTATCCAGACTATAACGCTATGGTCAATGAATTTATCAGACCAGCTGTTTCACTTTTTCTTTTTGTTTTTCTGATTCTTGGATGGGTGACAGCTTTCATGTTGATGAAGGAAAACACTATCCTTAGAATTAAACTGGGAAAAGAAGACGAAAGAATAAAAGAAGATTTCAAAATTTGGCTGTTAAGAAAAACCGCACCTTTCGTATTCTCGCTTTATAAAGTTAAAGCTTCTTTACAGGAAGAACTTCAGCCTTATCTAAAACACGTCGTAAGGAAAAATCGTAAAATCCTGAAACTGGCATTTAGATTAAATATTCTGACCAGTATCATATCAACTGTATTTGGGATTGTTTCCACCAGAACGATTGGGAAGTAAGGAAATAGCAAACTGATTGAACGTTTACAATTTAATAAACCCAAAGTGTTCTCTATTTCACAAGTAATGCAACGCTTTCAATGTGGTAGGTATGTGGAAACATATCCACCGGTCTTATCTTCACTAATTTGTAGCCACCTTCAACAAAAAGTTTTATGTCTCTCACCTGCGTAGTTGGATTGCAGCTAACATAAACAATTTTTTCCGGACTTAATTCAAGAACATCTTTTACAGTTGTTGGATGCATTCCACCTCGCGGCGGATCGAGAATCACCACATTCGGTTTTGGAAGTACGTTAGTGAAAGGCAAAAATGTTTTATAAAGATCAGCCTGTACGAAAGAAACGTTTTCAACTTTATTGATTTCAAGATTTTCCTTTGCATCGTAGATTGATGATTCAACAGATTCAAAACCGTAAACTTCTTTCGCGTTATCTGAAATATAAATTGCGATTGTCCCTGCACCGGAATATAGATCATATACTATTTCATCACCTTTTAAATCCGCATATTCCAAAGCTGTGCTGTAAAGTTTTTCTGCCTGAATTGTATTGGTTTGGAAAAACGAATTTGCACTTATCCTGAATTTGTGGTTTCCTATTTTATCGTAAATGTATCCACTTCCGTGGTAAACAATTTCATAGTCACCTACAGCAATGGAAGCTTTCTTCTTGCTGATATTGTTAACTATGGTTGTAATTTCAGGAAATTTACTGGTGATAGCAGATACAAATTCTTTCATCAGGATTTCGTTCTCTTCATACGTAACGAGGTTCAACATTATCTCTTTGGTTTTCTGAGCCTGCCTGATTACAAAATTGCGCAGGTAACCTGATTGAGTTTTGGTATTGTAAATTGATACATGGCGTTTTTTAAAAAACTCCCTGGCGAAATTTAGTATGTGATTACTAAGTTCTGACTGGAGAAAACATTCTTCAATATCCAGAATTTTTTCAAAATTGTTTGGCACATGCAGCCCAAGAAAAAATCCTTTGTCGGGGACTGTATCATTTTCCAGAATTGGAAGCCACTGTGAATCTGAAAAAGAGAATTCCATTTTATTTCTGTAGTAAAAAATATTTTCCGATGGGAGAATACTCTCCATTTCGAAATTTTTAAACCCGCCATCGTGATTAAATATATCCTCAACCTGTTCCTGCTTGTAAGCGATTTGCTGATTGTAATCGAGATCCTGCTGCTTGCAGCCGCCGCAGGTACCGAAATATTTGCAGTGCGGCTGAACTCTCTGCGGTGAAGGCATTAATACTTGCTCTGCAATTGCTTCAGCATAAGATTTTTTCAGCTTTTTTATTTTAGCCGAAACAGTATCTCCGGGATAAGCTCCGTTAACAAAAACTATAAATGAATCAGGCTCAGCATTTTCTGATGGATTTTCAATATCAATTCTTCCAATGCCCTTTCCTTCAAAAGCATACCTGTCAACTTTAATTTGAATTATGTCACCCTTGTTCAATTTGCTTTCCTCATTATTAAAGATTTGAAGCCAATATATTTATTCCCGCCGTGTCTGAGGTAGGCATTAGCTTCATGCTTTATTTTTGCAAAATATTTTTTGTTGTCTTCTTTTTCTTCTATACCTGTCTTCGAAACATCAAGAATTACTTTTTCATAAAAATCTTTCATAGTAGATGAATGATCTTTCTCACTCAGCACTTCGAATCCTTTACTTTCATAAAATGCGTTTATGGCTGAACCAGAAATTGGTTCAAGATTGCTCTGTTCCCAGATATCAGTTACAAATTTTGGAATAGGTTCTGCGAGAGAAACGATTTCCCCTATACAAACTTTTCCCTGCGGGCCGATAATTCTTTTTATTTCTTTGAGAATATTTTTTCTTTCCGGGATAGAAATCGAACCCTGAGCAAAAATTAAATCAAAATTTTCATCAGCAAAGTCGGTGTGAGCATAATCCATCATTTTGACTTTTATTTTATCCTGAGCTTTTACTTTCAATTTATATTGAAGAACCGAATTGTATTCATCCGAAATAATATGAATGTTGCTAAACATATCAATAAGTCTGACAGCAATAAATTCGCAGTTTGGACCGATGATTAATGCATGATTTCCCGCAAGCTCAGTCTGATCGAGCAAATGTTTAAGCTGCTCAACCCCTCCCGGAAGTAGAATATTTTCTGTTAAGATTTATTCCTCTGCAAAAGTTTTGTTTCTTACAATCAAATTTAATCAATATTATGTTTCCGAATTAAATACAATTTCTTTTAGATTGTCTTTAGCCTTATTAAGGCTTATTTTTTAGCACATTTTTCAAATTCTTTCTGGGGTTCCAATGAAAAAAATCATCTTATTAATTTTAATTATAACAGCTTCTATAATTCCACAATCAAAACATGCGATTACAATTGATGACTTTTGGTCAATGAAACGTATCGGTGCTTATGATATTTCACCTGATGAAAAAACCATAGTGTTTTCCTTAACCAGCTATTTGATGGAGTCAAATAAGGGAAACTCCGATCTATATTTAATTAATTCCGACGGAACAAATCTTAGAGTATTTAAAAATTCAGACAGTGGTGAAAGCGAACCAAAGTTTTCTCCTGATGGTAGTAAAATAGCTTATATAATGAACAGCCAGATTTTTATTTCTGATATTGATGGAAAAAACGAAAAGCAGATTACAAATGTTTACAGCGGTGCTTCCGGTATTGAATGGTCCAATGATGGAAAGAAAATATTATTTGTTTCTTCTGTTTATCCGGATTGCACAACTCAGGAATGCAATGAGCAAAGAGATAAGCAAAAAGAAGAAAGTAAAGTAAAAGCAATTGTTTTTGATCAACTGATGTTTAAGCATTTTGATGGCTGGCGCGGCGATAAACGAAACCACTTATTCCTGCTTGATGTTGAAACAGGAAACTTTAAAGATCTCACAGAAGGATCTATAGAAGATGTGCCCACACTTGCACTCGGTTCTTCTAATGATTATAATTTTGCTCCGGACGGAACCGAAATTGCTTTTACTATGAATCCTGAATTCAGTACGGCAACCAGTACAAACAATGAAATTTATCTTTTAAGTCTTGCAGAACTTACAGAAGCAAAACTGATTTCAACCAGCAAAGGAGTTGATTGCCAGCCGGTTTATTCTCCCGATGGTAAATATCTTGCGTGGACTTCAATGACGCGGGCTGGGTTCGAGTCAGATAAAAAAGATATTATTCTCTTTGAAAGAAAATCGGGCGAAATGCAAAACCTTACAGAAGATTTTGATCGTTCCGTTGAGGAATTCATCTGGACTCCAAACTCCCGTTATATCTATTTCACTGCAGAAAACGAAATTTATAAATCAATTTATCGTCTTGAAGTTGAATCCGGTGATATCGAAATATTCCATAAGGAAAATTATAATTCTAATATTGCATTTAATAATGACGGAAGCACACTGTTCTATCTGAAACAAAGATCGAACATGCCTTCTGAAATTTATTCGATCAGCACTGACGGACGGAATACATTAAAGCAGGTCACCTTCATCAATAAAGAAGTGCTCGATAAAATAGAATCAAATTCAGTGGAAACATTCTGGAGTGATGGTGCAGACGGAACACCAGTGCAGTCAATTTTAGTTAAGCCGCCGTTCTTCGATCCTGAAAAAAAATATCCGATGGTATTCTTAATTCATGGCGGACCACAGGGTTCGTGGAGTGATAATTTCCACTACAGATGGAGTTATCAGATGTTTGCTGCTCAGGGTTATGTTGTTGTTGCACCAAATCCGAGAGGTTCAACCGGTTACGGACAAAAATTTACTGATGAAATTTCCGGTGACTGGGGAGGAAAGGTCTATGTTGATTTGATGAATGCATATGATCACGCAGTCGTAAATTTTTCTTTCATAGATGAAATTAACACTTTTGCAGCCGGTGCATCTTTCGGCGGTTATATGATTAATTGGATTGCCGGACACACTGATAGATTTAATGCACTTGTTTCCCATGCAGGAGCTTTCAATCTTGAAAGCAAATATGGTACAACAGAAGAATTGTGGTTTCCCGAATGGGAATACGGCGGACCGCCTTGGGAAAAGAGAGAAGTTTATGAGAAATGGTCACCGCACAGATACATCCACAACTGCAAAACTCCCGTACTGATAACTCATGGTGCTCTCGATTTCAGAGTTACAGAAGACCAGGCGTTTCAGCTTTTTACTTACTTACAGAGGCTGGGAGTTGAAAGTAAATTTTTATATTTCCCAGACGAAACCCATTTTATTTCCAAACCACAGAACTCACGTTTGTGGTGGGCTACAGTTCACGACTGGTTCAATAAATTTAAGAGAACAGGAGCTTTCTAATGAAAGAAAAAAATTTTAATGAGTTTGTAACTGAAGACGATATATTTGAAGGCAGCGAAGATCTCGGGGCTTTGAACTTCGGTCAAATGAATGAACAGAAAATGGAAGAATACAAAGAGAAAGAAAAATTTGTCGATGAGAACCTCTGGGGAAAGCTTGAAAAATCAGGGAAACGGATTTCATTCGCCAAAGACATACTCGCACTTTACAGGTATATGAAAGATCCGTTAGTCAAGTGGTACAGAAAAGCAATCGTAATAGCTGCACTTGTTTATTTTATTGTTCCCATTGATACTATCCCTGATCTGACACCCTTATTTGGTTATCTGGATGACCTCGGTGTTATAACGGCTCTGTTAAAATATCTCGGAAGCGAATTATTGGAATATTATCCTTCGGGATACAGAACCTGAAAACAAAATTTTTATAGTCATCGCAGCATCTCAATTCTGAAATTATTTTCTGAAAGAAGTATGAATTATCGTATTGTTAAAAGTGATATAATCTATCGTGGAAAAGTTTTTAATACGCTTGTTGATCAGATTGAATACAACAGCGGTAACAAAGCAATCCGTGAAGTAGCAGAACATCCCGGTGGAGCAGTCGTCGTTCCGGTAACTGAGGATGGAAAGATTGTAATGGTTACCCAGCATCGTTTTCCGGTTAACCAGGTTTTACTCGAACTTCCAGCTGGAAAATTGAGCAAGGGAGAGGATCCTTTCGTTTGTGCTGTCCGCGAATTAGAAGAAGAAACTGGATATAAATCTGACAATGTAACACCTTTAGGAAGTATTTATACAACTCCCGGATATTCAACAGAGAAACTCTGGATATACCTGGCAAAAAATTTAAGACCCGGTGCTCACAACCGTGAAGAAGGAGAGTTTGGTATGCAAGTATTAGAATTTCCCTTTCAAGAAGTTGAGGAGAAAATTTATAATGGACAGATAGTCGATGGAAAAACAATCTGTGGTATCTTTTTAGCAAGAAATTCACTTTTTTAATGTTGTCATTTCACTTATTCTTTTGAAAAGAAAATGCCATATCTTTGAGATGTGGCATTTTTATTTGATAAATGATTTATGCTCAAATCTTTTGAAGTTAAAGACTACGCTTTAATTGAACATATCACAGTTGAGTTTGGAAACGAACTCAATATCATCACCGGAGAAACCGGTGCAGGCAAATCAATATTGATTGATGCGATGAGTCTGCTTCTCGGTGAAAGAGCCTCAACAGAAGTAATTCGCAAAGGAGCGCAAAAATCTTTTGTCGAAGGAATCTTCAATGTAAAGGGAAATAAAAAAGTAAAATCTCTCCTTAAAGAAAATGAAATTGAATTTAATGACGATTTAATTATCCGCCGCGAAATTTCACTCAAAGGATCAAACCGGTGTTTCATCAATGATACTCCAGTAAATCTGAATCTGGTAAAAGATATTGGAAATCTGTTAGTTGATCTTCACGGACAGCACGAGCATCAATCTCTTCTTCGTACAGAAACTCACATAGATTATCTCGATGAATTCGGTGATTATGGAGATCTGCTTCAGCAGTATAGAAAGATTTATTCAGAACTTCTCCAGAAGGAAAGTGAACTGAAGGATCTCCAATCCAAAGAAAGCAGCATCAAGGAAAAGAAAGATTTTTATTCTTTCCAGATAAAAGAGATAGATAACATTTCACCGGAAGAAGACGAAGAAGAAAAGCTGATTTCCGAATTGAAAATTCTCGAGAACTCAGAAAAGCTCGCAGAATCAACCACAGAAATTTATCAACTGCTTTACGAATCAGATAACTCAATTCAGACTGCATTGGCAAAAGTAAAAATGCTTCTTCAAAAACTGAATGAGATAGATAAATCTTTTTCCGAAGTTTTAAATGAATCAGAATCCGCATTAGCACAGATCGAAGACATTTCCGGCTTCATCAGAAATTACAATTCAAAGATTAATCTTGATCCGGAAGAAGTTGAAGAAAAGCGGCAGAGACTCGGTGCAATAAATCTTTTAAAGAAAAAATATGGCGGTTCGATAAAAAGCATTCTTGAAAATCGAAAAAAAATTGGTGAAGAA
This window encodes:
- the rlmD gene encoding 23S rRNA (uracil(1939)-C(5))-methyltransferase RlmD, with amino-acid sequence MNKGDIIQIKVDRYAFEGKGIGRIDIENPSENAEPDSFIVFVNGAYPGDTVSAKIKKLKKSYAEAIAEQVLMPSPQRVQPHCKYFGTCGGCKQQDLDYNQQIAYKQEQVEDIFNHDGGFKNFEMESILPSENIFYYRNKMEFSFSDSQWLPILENDTVPDKGFFLGLHVPNNFEKILDIEECFLQSELSNHILNFAREFFKKRHVSIYNTKTQSGYLRNFVIRQAQKTKEIMLNLVTYEENEILMKEFVSAITSKFPEITTIVNNISKKKASIAVGDYEIVYHGSGYIYDKIGNHKFRISANSFFQTNTIQAEKLYSTALEYADLKGDEIVYDLYSGAGTIAIYISDNAKEVYGFESVESSIYDAKENLEINKVENVSFVQADLYKTFLPFTNVLPKPNVVILDPPRGGMHPTTVKDVLELSPEKIVYVSCNPTTQVRDIKLFVEGGYKLVKIRPVDMFPHTYHIESVALLVK
- a CDS encoding DUF1232 domain-containing protein, translated to MKEKNFNEFVTEDDIFEGSEDLGALNFGQMNEQKMEEYKEKEKFVDENLWGKLEKSGKRISFAKDILALYRYMKDPLVKWYRKAIVIAALVYFIVPIDTIPDLTPLFGYLDDLGVITALLKYLGSELLEYYPSGYRT
- the recN gene encoding DNA repair protein RecN, which gives rise to MLKSFEVKDYALIEHITVEFGNELNIITGETGAGKSILIDAMSLLLGERASTEVIRKGAQKSFVEGIFNVKGNKKVKSLLKENEIEFNDDLIIRREISLKGSNRCFINDTPVNLNLVKDIGNLLVDLHGQHEHQSLLRTETHIDYLDEFGDYGDLLQQYRKIYSELLQKESELKDLQSKESSIKEKKDFYSFQIKEIDNISPEEDEEEKLISELKILENSEKLAESTTEIYQLLYESDNSIQTALAKVKMLLQKLNEIDKSFSEVLNESESALAQIEDISGFIRNYNSKINLDPEEVEEKRQRLGAINLLKKKYGGSIKSILENRKKIGEEFELAENFSGKIHELSKNIFELKKNAGSLARSLSKKREQAAKLVKKGIEETLKELGIQYPQFKTQIVNKQNDDESGVFADGKYFNSTSKGIDEVEFFISTNPGEDLKPLSKVASGGEVSRIMLALKSTLAKNDKLPLLIFDEIDVGVSGRVAQKVGKALKNLSTFHQVISITHLPQIAGFADHHFSIEKITQNERVISSIKKLPESERITEIARLLSGEKITAASLKSARELIGQKE
- a CDS encoding S9 family peptidase, whose product is MKKIILLILIITASIIPQSKHAITIDDFWSMKRIGAYDISPDEKTIVFSLTSYLMESNKGNSDLYLINSDGTNLRVFKNSDSGESEPKFSPDGSKIAYIMNSQIFISDIDGKNEKQITNVYSGASGIEWSNDGKKILFVSSVYPDCTTQECNEQRDKQKEESKVKAIVFDQLMFKHFDGWRGDKRNHLFLLDVETGNFKDLTEGSIEDVPTLALGSSNDYNFAPDGTEIAFTMNPEFSTATSTNNEIYLLSLAELTEAKLISTSKGVDCQPVYSPDGKYLAWTSMTRAGFESDKKDIILFERKSGEMQNLTEDFDRSVEEFIWTPNSRYIYFTAENEIYKSIYRLEVESGDIEIFHKENYNSNIAFNNDGSTLFYLKQRSNMPSEIYSISTDGRNTLKQVTFINKEVLDKIESNSVETFWSDGADGTPVQSILVKPPFFDPEKKYPMVFLIHGGPQGSWSDNFHYRWSYQMFAAQGYVVVAPNPRGSTGYGQKFTDEISGDWGGKVYVDLMNAYDHAVVNFSFIDEINTFAAGASFGGYMINWIAGHTDRFNALVSHAGAFNLESKYGTTEELWFPEWEYGGPPWEKREVYEKWSPHRYIHNCKTPVLITHGALDFRVTEDQAFQLFTYLQRLGVESKFLYFPDETHFISKPQNSRLWWATVHDWFNKFKRTGAF
- a CDS encoding NUDIX hydrolase; amino-acid sequence: MNYRIVKSDIIYRGKVFNTLVDQIEYNSGNKAIREVAEHPGGAVVVPVTEDGKIVMVTQHRFPVNQVLLELPAGKLSKGEDPFVCAVRELEEETGYKSDNVTPLGSIYTTPGYSTEKLWIYLAKNLRPGAHNREEGEFGMQVLEFPFQEVEEKIYNGQIVDGKTICGIFLARNSLF
- a CDS encoding methyltransferase domain-containing protein encodes the protein MLDQTELAGNHALIIGPNCEFIAVRLIDMFSNIHIISDEYNSVLQYKLKVKAQDKIKVKMMDYAHTDFADENFDLIFAQGSISIPERKNILKEIKRIIGPQGKVCIGEIVSLAEPIPKFVTDIWEQSNLEPISGSAINAFYESKGFEVLSEKDHSSTMKDFYEKVILDVSKTGIEEKEDNKKYFAKIKHEANAYLRHGGNKYIGFKSLIMRKAN